In Halorientalis sp. LT38, a genomic segment contains:
- a CDS encoding ATP-grasp domain-containing protein, with product MLRLAVATNEETLERMRSPLEDRGIEAEHVRTRERTLPVTDTDAAGEFAGFDVGFVYPPRIMEGGIADALLSVPWVNDREAILTSRNKADVLARLHRAGVPVPDTVAVSNPADRSDLVAAFERFEPPVVVKPNSATRGVGVAKATDVDSFLGITDYLDLVHDYRATGDRSFLVQEYLPAARDYRVMVVDGEYAGAVERRLPDPAVEAGQWKHNVHRGAEATGVELPTELRDLAERTAETLGIPWLGVDLLVTDDRAVVTETNARPTIDSESKYGPAFYDDLAALIRRTAGV from the coding sequence ATGCTCCGGCTGGCGGTCGCGACGAACGAGGAGACCTTGGAGCGGATGCGCTCCCCGCTCGAAGACCGGGGGATCGAGGCCGAACACGTCCGGACCAGAGAGCGAACGCTCCCGGTGACCGACACCGACGCCGCCGGGGAGTTCGCGGGCTTCGACGTCGGCTTCGTCTACCCCCCGCGGATCATGGAGGGCGGGATTGCCGACGCCCTCCTCTCGGTCCCGTGGGTCAACGACCGAGAGGCGATCCTGACCTCGCGGAACAAGGCCGACGTGCTCGCCCGACTCCACCGTGCCGGCGTCCCCGTCCCGGACACCGTGGCGGTGTCGAACCCGGCCGACAGGAGCGATCTGGTCGCGGCCTTCGAGCGGTTCGAACCGCCGGTGGTCGTCAAGCCCAACTCCGCGACCCGCGGGGTCGGCGTGGCGAAGGCGACGGACGTCGATTCCTTCCTGGGCATCACCGACTACCTCGACCTGGTCCACGACTACCGCGCGACCGGCGACCGGTCCTTCCTCGTCCAGGAGTACCTCCCGGCCGCCCGGGACTACCGTGTCATGGTCGTCGACGGCGAGTACGCGGGTGCGGTGGAACGCCGGCTGCCCGACCCCGCCGTCGAGGCCGGGCAGTGGAAGCACAACGTCCACCGCGGCGCCGAGGCGACCGGCGTCGAGCTTCCGACGGAGTTGCGCGACCTCGCGGAGCGGACGGCCGAGACGCTCGGGATCCCCTGGCTGGGCGTGGACCTGCTGGTGACCGACGACCGCGCCGTCGTCACCGAGACCAACGCGCGGCCGACCATCGATAGCGA
- a CDS encoding universal stress protein translates to MYDEILFPTDGSDGATAALDHVIEQARAHDASVNVLFVVNTTYLGGGAAEGTTIETLRTSGREAVADAVERLEDAGLDAEGEVREGGPYKQILDHADAVAADMIVMGTHGRRGIDRYLLGSVTEKVVRTADAPVLTVRVSDAV, encoded by the coding sequence GTGTACGACGAGATACTCTTCCCGACCGACGGGAGCGACGGTGCGACGGCCGCCCTCGACCACGTCATCGAGCAGGCCCGGGCCCACGACGCGAGCGTCAACGTCCTCTTCGTGGTGAACACGACCTACCTCGGCGGCGGCGCGGCCGAGGGCACGACCATCGAGACGCTCCGGACGAGCGGCCGCGAGGCCGTCGCGGACGCCGTCGAACGGCTCGAAGACGCCGGTCTCGACGCCGAGGGCGAGGTCCGCGAGGGCGGGCCGTACAAACAGATCCTCGACCACGCCGACGCGGTCGCCGCCGACATGATCGTCATGGGCACTCACGGCCGCCGCGGCATCGACCGCTATCTCCTCGGCAGCGTCACCGAGAAAGTCGTCCGGACCGCCGACGCACCCGTGCTGACCGTTCGCGTCTCCGACGCGGTGTGA